One Candidatus Hydrogenedentota bacterium DNA segment encodes these proteins:
- a CDS encoding endonuclease/exonuclease/phosphatase family protein, with protein sequence MSLIIGCLVCGIGGATTPLVVVSFNLRYGTALDGENAWPKRRELMVETIRTMNPDIMGTQECLEFQAQYLAEAMPEYAWIGVGRETDGKGEMSALFYRKDALTAEESGHYWLSETPEVHGSRSWNTSCTRMVTWARFRHAGTGAAFHVLNTHFDHRSEEARVQSARLIVQRLLSLPREMPVILTGDFNANAETSAAWKILVEGGFKDACLLAGERLGPDVTFGGFKAPPDVKQQRIDWILVRNAGSVQRYETVTFNKDGRYPSDHYPVSAVILIPGTP encoded by the coding sequence GTGAGTTTGATTATTGGATGTCTGGTATGTGGAATCGGCGGCGCGACGACGCCGCTCGTGGTGGTGTCGTTCAACTTGCGTTACGGCACGGCGCTCGATGGCGAAAACGCATGGCCGAAACGCCGGGAATTGATGGTCGAAACGATCCGGACAATGAATCCGGACATCATGGGAACGCAGGAATGCCTTGAGTTTCAGGCGCAATACCTCGCCGAGGCCATGCCGGAATATGCCTGGATCGGCGTGGGGCGCGAGACGGACGGCAAGGGTGAGATGAGCGCGCTGTTCTACCGGAAAGACGCGTTGACGGCTGAGGAATCGGGCCATTACTGGCTTTCCGAAACGCCCGAAGTGCACGGTTCCCGTTCGTGGAACACGAGTTGCACGCGCATGGTCACATGGGCGCGGTTTCGCCATGCCGGGACAGGGGCGGCTTTCCATGTGCTCAATACGCATTTCGATCACAGAAGCGAAGAGGCCCGCGTCCAATCGGCCCGGCTGATTGTCCAGCGCTTGTTATCGCTGCCGCGGGAAATGCCTGTCATTCTCACGGGCGATTTCAACGCCAACGCCGAAACATCCGCCGCATGGAAAATCCTCGTTGAGGGCGGATTCAAGGATGCGTGTCTCCTGGCCGGGGAACGTCTCGGTCCCGACGTGACGTTTGGCGGATTCAAAGCGCCGCCCGACGTAAAACAGCAGCGCATAGACTGGATTCTTGTCCGAAATGCCGGCAGTGTGCAGCGGTATGAAACCGTCACGTTCAACAAGGATGGGCGCTATCCTTCGGACCATTATCCCGTTTCCGCGGTCATACTCATTCCGGGGACGCCGTGA
- a CDS encoding cation-translocating P-type ATPase gives MKPPQTEDFLPRGLTEAEARRRLLQEGPNELSASKPRGLATIAFEVIREPMFLLLVACGAIYLALGDIREAMMLLGFVFVIMGITFYQERKTERALEALRDLSSPRALVVRDGVEKRIAGRDVVRGDILVLSEGDRVPADAVVLSCSYMSVDESLLTGESVPVRKAPWHEAAKRESAGTDRPGGDDQALVYSGTLVVQGKGLAEVCAIGMQTELGRIGKALQSVTVEKTRLSVEVSQLVRNVAILAVSFCVAVVLIYGLTRQDWLQGFLAGITLAMALMPEEFPVVLTIFLALGAWRISKNNVLTRRVPAVETLGAATALCVDKTGTLTQNCMTVRRILANGRDYTVDYASKEPLPEAFHEIVEYSILASQIDPFDPMEKAFKQLGERYLHDTEHLHVNWVLEQEYPLSRELLAMSHVWRAPDSDEFATAAKGAPEAIADLCHFDEGQQAAMTADVKILARDGLRVLGVAKAHFRRKTMPGEQHDFEFEYLGLIGFEDPVRPAVPNAVRECHAAGIRVIMITGDYPETALCIARQIGLHSADECITGAELDNMDDAALRERIRTAHIFARVVPEQKLRLVNALKANGEIVAMTGDGVNDAPALKSADIGIAMGGRGTDVAREAAGLVLLDDDFSSIVQAVRLGRRIFDNLRKAMVYILAVHVPIAGLSLIPVLFKWPLVLYPVHIVFLELIIDPACSIAFEAEPEEEGVMRRPPRNPSALLFGRASVVLGLMQGISVLVIVLAVFAAARYRGHSAEDARTLTFATLIVGNLGLILTNRSWSRTFFSMFSVRNNALWGVIIGAPLFLGLVLYVPFLRELFHFTPLHLVDIVFALAAGAASILWFEGMKVLRHSA, from the coding sequence GTGAAACCGCCACAGACAGAAGATTTCCTGCCGCGCGGATTGACCGAAGCGGAAGCCCGGCGGCGTCTTCTCCAGGAAGGCCCCAACGAACTCTCCGCCTCGAAACCCCGCGGACTGGCGACGATCGCGTTCGAGGTGATCCGCGAACCGATGTTTCTGTTGCTGGTCGCATGCGGCGCGATCTATCTGGCGTTGGGCGATATCCGGGAAGCGATGATGCTGTTGGGGTTCGTGTTCGTTATCATGGGCATTACGTTCTACCAGGAACGCAAGACGGAACGAGCCTTGGAGGCCTTGCGCGATTTATCCAGTCCTCGCGCGCTGGTCGTTCGCGACGGCGTTGAAAAGCGCATCGCCGGGCGTGACGTGGTAAGGGGCGACATACTCGTGTTGTCCGAGGGCGATCGCGTGCCCGCCGACGCCGTCGTGCTTTCTTGCAGTTACATGTCGGTGGACGAATCCCTGCTGACGGGCGAATCCGTGCCGGTTCGCAAAGCGCCCTGGCACGAGGCCGCGAAACGGGAATCCGCCGGGACGGACCGGCCGGGCGGCGACGATCAGGCTCTTGTTTATTCCGGAACCTTGGTCGTGCAGGGCAAGGGGCTTGCCGAAGTTTGCGCAATCGGCATGCAGACGGAACTGGGCCGGATTGGCAAGGCGCTGCAATCGGTAACGGTCGAAAAGACCCGCCTGTCCGTCGAAGTCTCACAATTGGTTCGGAATGTGGCCATTCTTGCCGTTTCGTTTTGTGTGGCCGTGGTGTTGATTTATGGATTGACCCGGCAAGATTGGCTTCAAGGGTTTCTCGCCGGCATCACGCTGGCCATGGCGTTGATGCCGGAGGAATTTCCGGTCGTATTGACCATCTTCCTCGCGCTGGGCGCGTGGCGGATTTCCAAAAACAACGTGCTGACGCGGCGCGTGCCGGCGGTTGAAACCCTCGGTGCGGCGACGGCGCTCTGCGTGGACAAGACCGGCACGTTGACACAGAATTGCATGACGGTGCGGCGAATCCTGGCTAACGGCCGCGACTATACGGTGGATTATGCCTCCAAGGAGCCGCTGCCGGAAGCCTTTCACGAAATTGTCGAATACAGTATTTTGGCGTCCCAGATCGATCCGTTTGATCCGATGGAAAAGGCTTTCAAGCAATTGGGGGAACGGTACCTGCACGATACCGAGCATTTGCACGTGAATTGGGTGCTCGAGCAGGAATATCCCCTTTCGCGGGAACTGCTGGCCATGTCGCATGTCTGGCGCGCGCCGGACAGCGACGAATTCGCCACCGCCGCGAAGGGCGCGCCGGAAGCCATCGCTGATTTATGTCATTTCGACGAAGGGCAACAGGCCGCCATGACGGCGGATGTAAAAATACTGGCGCGCGACGGTCTGCGCGTGCTGGGCGTGGCCAAGGCCCATTTCCGGCGAAAGACCATGCCGGGCGAGCAGCACGATTTCGAGTTCGAATATCTCGGCCTGATTGGCTTTGAGGATCCCGTTCGGCCCGCCGTGCCCAATGCGGTCAGGGAATGCCATGCGGCGGGAATTCGCGTGATCATGATCACGGGGGATTATCCGGAAACCGCCCTGTGCATCGCGCGGCAGATTGGGCTTCATTCCGCCGACGAATGCATCACCGGCGCGGAATTGGACAACATGGACGATGCGGCCCTGCGGGAACGCATACGGACGGCCCATATTTTCGCGCGGGTTGTGCCGGAACAGAAACTGCGACTGGTCAATGCGCTCAAGGCCAACGGCGAAATCGTCGCTATGACGGGCGACGGCGTCAATGACGCCCCGGCCCTCAAATCGGCGGACATCGGCATCGCCATGGGCGGGCGCGGCACGGACGTCGCCCGCGAAGCGGCGGGACTGGTCCTGCTCGACGACGACTTTTCATCCATCGTGCAGGCGGTGCGGCTGGGCCGCCGAATCTTCGACAATTTGCGCAAGGCGATGGTCTACATCCTGGCGGTTCACGTGCCTATTGCGGGACTTTCGCTCATTCCTGTTCTCTTCAAATGGCCGCTCGTGCTGTATCCCGTCCATATCGTCTTTCTCGAACTGATCATTGACCCGGCGTGTTCCATCGCCTTCGAGGCGGAACCGGAAGAGGAGGGCGTCATGCGGCGTCCGCCGCGCAACCCATCCGCGCTGTTGTTCGGGCGCGCCAGCGTCGTGTTGGGCCTCATGCAGGGAATCAGTGTGCTTGTCATCGTGCTGGCGGTCTTCGCCGCCGCCCGGTATCGCGGCCACAGCGCCGAGGATGCGCGAACCCTGACGTTTGCGACGCTCATCGTCGGCAATTTGGGCCTGATTCTGACCAATCGGTCATGGTCCCGCACTTTTTTCTCCATGTTTTCGGTGCGCAACAACGCCCTGTGGGGCGTAATCATCGGAGCGCCGCTGTTTCTGGGATTGGTGTTGTATGTGCCGTTTCTCCGCGAACTGTTTCACTTTACACCGCTGCACCTTGTGGACATCGTTTTCGCGCTTGCGGCCGGCGCCGCCAGTATTTTATGGTTTGAAGGCATGAAGGTTCTTCGGCATTCGGCATGA
- a CDS encoding phosphatase PAP2-related protein — MSKRRKFKIGQRSPDEIKRLRRRLLSGTLAEIHQIRDEWHGVHYRWWIITLSGVLALFVLSYFSYTQLGWYADQRPLPTGSDWLLRRIPAVNVLPILSWGWFALHLYAAGAAIAFHPRRIPFLLFMLSVFLFIRTAFVFLSPIGPPVEMIDMGKLDYLFSRLMGTYTFKNEFIFSGHTCIPFLFFLFFDTKGLKLLMLCGSITMAICVLLSHNHYTVDVIAAYLIGYSIYVLSENLFYGFIRPLFQVFPSQARY, encoded by the coding sequence ATGAGCAAGCGCCGCAAATTCAAAATCGGACAGCGTTCCCCGGACGAGATCAAACGGCTTCGCCGGCGTTTGCTCAGCGGCACGCTCGCCGAAATTCACCAAATCCGCGACGAATGGCACGGCGTCCATTACCGGTGGTGGATCATTACGCTGTCCGGCGTGCTGGCCTTGTTTGTGCTCTCGTATTTCTCCTACACCCAACTGGGCTGGTACGCGGACCAGCGCCCGCTGCCGACGGGCAGCGACTGGCTTCTCCGGCGCATTCCGGCGGTCAATGTGCTGCCCATCCTGTCGTGGGGCTGGTTTGCTCTGCACCTCTATGCGGCGGGCGCGGCCATCGCCTTCCATCCGCGCCGGATCCCGTTCCTGCTGTTCATGCTCAGCGTGTTCCTGTTCATCCGCACGGCGTTCGTGTTTCTTTCCCCCATTGGCCCGCCGGTCGAAATGATTGACATGGGCAAACTCGATTATCTGTTCTCGCGCCTGATGGGAACCTATACCTTCAAAAATGAATTCATCTTTTCCGGCCACACCTGCATCCCATTCCTTTTCTTCCTTTTTTTCGACACAAAAGGCCTCAAACTGCTCATGCTCTGCGGCTCGATCACCATGGCGATATGCGTCCTTCTCTCGCACAACCATTACACCGTGGACGTGATCGCCGCCTACCTTATCGGGTATTCCATCTACGTGCTGTCGGAAAATCTGTTCTATGGATTCATCCGTCCCCTGTTCCAAGTCTTCCCTTCCCAGGCGAGATATTGA
- a CDS encoding galactokinase family protein: MMNVSAWLERLEHPPIEFKRTLRAVYGADESVVAARLRLLRRVLGRFRERFGDGPVRVFRAPGRINLRGMHVDTHGGYLNLMTHQREVLAAVQSRADADSVFVNTDPHFEETVIRTGDARAGESFRRSWTEYILSPGVRREVEARRGHWSHYLAGAWLGIQHRFPDVPLCGMNAAIGSDLPRGASLSSSAALCVAVCSAVLALNGKELAPLELILAARDAEWYTGSRCGLSDQAAIILGGQGELVNLALFAPDLNLASLRRMAFPETLRILVVNSYTERSLSGAALVAYTRNRFAYSLAMEILRQEMRRQGFPEPFVAETDRLSRVTQERIPDLPRILCAMPDALSLADLRARYALPGLDEAYRQYFGTVPEDQRPDMIHLRGPLLFGIAESERARRFADALTDGDWGGAGRLMSIGHDGDRLLDASGRPYRFDVSDGTLAEMAAQHTPIEMAPGAYGASAPVLDGIVDAAIAAGALGSSLTGAGMAGTVLALCRAEDESRVVQAVRDWLGSDEYVKRAGKELGKDQLDDAVHVNAAPAAAAELHGE; the protein is encoded by the coding sequence ATGATGAACGTTTCCGCATGGCTCGAACGGCTGGAGCATCCGCCTATTGAATTCAAACGAACCCTGCGCGCGGTCTATGGGGCGGACGAATCCGTCGTCGCGGCGCGCCTGCGCTTGCTGCGGCGGGTTCTGGGACGATTCCGGGAACGCTTCGGCGACGGGCCCGTACGCGTATTTCGCGCGCCGGGACGCATCAATTTGCGCGGCATGCACGTGGACACCCATGGCGGCTACCTCAACTTGATGACCCACCAGCGTGAAGTGCTGGCGGCCGTTCAGTCGCGGGCCGACGCGGATTCTGTTTTCGTCAACACCGATCCGCACTTCGAGGAAACCGTCATTCGGACCGGTGATGCGCGGGCCGGCGAGTCGTTCCGACGATCTTGGACGGAGTACATCCTCTCCCCCGGCGTCCGAAGGGAGGTCGAGGCGCGCCGCGGCCATTGGTCGCATTATCTGGCCGGCGCATGGCTCGGTATCCAGCATCGTTTCCCGGATGTGCCGCTATGCGGCATGAATGCCGCGATCGGGAGCGATTTGCCGCGGGGCGCTTCCTTGAGTTCGTCCGCGGCCCTTTGCGTGGCGGTATGCAGCGCCGTGCTTGCGCTGAACGGGAAGGAACTGGCCCCGCTCGAATTGATCCTCGCGGCGCGCGACGCGGAATGGTACACGGGATCCCGTTGCGGCCTGAGCGACCAGGCTGCGATCATCCTCGGTGGGCAAGGCGAACTAGTCAATTTGGCCCTGTTCGCGCCGGATCTGAACCTGGCGAGTCTCCGGCGCATGGCATTTCCGGAAACGCTGCGCATCTTGGTTGTCAACTCGTACACGGAACGCAGCCTGAGCGGCGCGGCGCTCGTGGCCTATACGCGCAATCGCTTCGCCTATTCGTTGGCGATGGAAATCCTCCGTCAGGAGATGCGGCGACAGGGATTCCCCGAACCTTTCGTCGCCGAAACGGACCGCTTGTCGCGCGTGACCCAAGAACGCATCCCAGACCTTCCGCGCATCCTATGCGCCATGCCGGACGCCCTTTCGTTGGCCGATTTGCGCGCGCGCTATGCCTTGCCGGGACTCGACGAAGCCTACCGGCAATACTTCGGAACCGTTCCCGAGGATCAAAGACCGGACATGATACACTTGCGCGGGCCGCTCCTTTTCGGCATCGCGGAATCCGAACGGGCGCGGCGCTTTGCGGACGCGCTGACGGACGGCGACTGGGGCGGCGCCGGACGACTGATGTCCATCGGGCACGATGGCGACCGGCTCCTCGATGCATCCGGACGGCCGTACCGGTTCGACGTATCCGACGGGACGCTGGCCGAAATGGCCGCCCAACACACGCCCATCGAAATGGCGCCCGGCGCCTACGGTGCGAGCGCGCCCGTGCTCGACGGTATCGTGGACGCCGCGATCGCCGCGGGCGCATTGGGATCATCGCTCACGGGCGCCGGCATGGCCGGGACCGTTCTGGCGCTCTGCCGAGCCGAAGACGAATCGCGGGTCGTGCAGGCCGTCCGCGATTGGCTGGGATCGGACGAATATGTAAAACGAGCCGGGAAGGAACTTGGAAAAGACCAACTGGACGACGCGGTTCACGTCAACGCCGCGCCTGCCGCCGCCGCCGAACTGCATGGCGAATAG
- a CDS encoding sulfatase-like hydrolase/transferase: protein MTSKIKYFLLSAALFLAMDTAATAFPPPNIVLIVLDALRADRLDAERGGQGVMPALLDWSSHSVRFTNATTACTWTRPAMASVFTSLHVDAHQVYTGTSTLPSAIETMATFFNKAGYATIGIQSNNHLTFANGFAQGFDIYDDDSAPILPADELTNNAIARIETAGQPFFLYVHYMDPHLPFWPPEAYRALFGYPNPGLLPAEQTIAENFYGYLFDQIDYTLGLIPARTYAELSATGKDAVWTLFDGDCRFTDTEVMRLILSIAQTHPDTIFVVTADHGEHMFEHGHLGHGLTVYEPVFRVPLIVNGPGLAPATVPSVVTTVDLLPTLAALAGLPPRPAWQGKDLFGTRDPDGPVFAYTRGGAAPRWVNLETVRRGSMKLIHNLSTGARALYNVENDPGETNNLASLYPEQAAELQALLDTHREDNLRARTRTTAITPHPGGWIEEGMVLSLTAPDGSNYQWKKDGADIVDAPPRVTGATTRTIILNPVVPEDAGVYECRFDDGAKSIQYTRPYILNVLPPNSVPAASPIALLVLATVIVVLSKAPLSLGMKSVKSAKGTKRFLGLFRP from the coding sequence TTGACCAGCAAAATCAAATATTTTCTGCTTTCAGCGGCGCTGTTCTTGGCCATGGACACCGCAGCGACGGCCTTCCCCCCGCCCAATATCGTTCTGATTGTGCTCGATGCGTTGAGGGCCGACCGGCTTGACGCGGAACGCGGCGGGCAGGGCGTCATGCCCGCCCTGCTCGATTGGTCGTCACATTCGGTGCGGTTCACCAACGCAACCACGGCCTGCACATGGACGCGTCCGGCTATGGCTTCGGTGTTTACGTCGCTGCACGTGGATGCGCATCAGGTCTATACAGGCACATCCACGCTGCCAAGCGCCATCGAAACGATGGCCACCTTTTTCAACAAAGCCGGATATGCGACAATTGGCATTCAGAGCAATAATCACTTGACCTTTGCCAATGGGTTTGCCCAAGGCTTCGACATCTATGACGATGATTCGGCGCCCATCCTGCCCGCCGATGAGTTGACGAACAACGCCATCGCGCGCATTGAAACCGCCGGGCAGCCGTTTTTCCTGTATGTCCATTACATGGACCCGCATCTGCCCTTCTGGCCGCCGGAGGCCTACCGCGCGCTTTTCGGCTATCCCAACCCGGGGCTGCTCCCGGCGGAACAGACCATCGCGGAGAATTTTTACGGTTACCTGTTCGATCAAATTGATTACACGCTGGGCCTGATACCCGCACGCACCTACGCCGAATTGTCCGCCACGGGGAAGGACGCCGTGTGGACCCTTTTCGACGGCGACTGCCGGTTTACGGACACGGAAGTCATGCGGCTGATCCTGTCCATTGCGCAAACGCATCCAGACACGATCTTCGTGGTCACGGCGGACCACGGAGAACACATGTTCGAGCATGGCCACTTGGGCCATGGCCTTACCGTCTACGAGCCGGTCTTTCGCGTGCCGCTGATCGTCAACGGGCCGGGGTTGGCCCCTGCAACCGTCCCTTCCGTCGTGACGACTGTTGACCTGCTGCCCACGCTGGCCGCCTTGGCCGGATTGCCGCCGCGACCCGCGTGGCAAGGAAAAGATCTGTTCGGAACGCGCGATCCAGACGGCCCCGTCTTTGCCTACACGCGGGGCGGCGCCGCGCCGCGCTGGGTCAACCTCGAAACCGTCCGGCGGGGTTCGATGAAATTGATTCACAACCTCTCGACCGGCGCAAGAGCGCTTTATAACGTGGAAAACGATCCCGGCGAAACGAACAACCTCGCTTCGCTATACCCCGAACAGGCCGCCGAACTACAGGCATTGCTCGACACGCATCGCGAAGACAATCTCCGCGCGCGGACCCGCACAACCGCCATCACGCCCCACCCCGGCGGTTGGATTGAGGAAGGCATGGTCCTGTCGTTGACGGCGCCGGACGGATCGAATTACCAATGGAAGAAGGACGGCGCGGATATCGTGGATGCCCCGCCCCGCGTTACGGGAGCGACAACCCGCACGATCATCCTGAACCCGGTCGTTCCCGAAGACGCAGGCGTCTACGAATGCCGGTTCGATGACGGTGCGAAAAGCATCCAATACACCCGGCCCTACATTCTGAACGTTCTTCCACCCAACAGCGTTCCCGCCGCATCACCCATCGCCCTCCTCGTGCTCGCGACGGTTATCGTGGTGTTGTCGAAAGCGCCGCTTTCGCTGGGGATGAAGAGTGTGAAGAGTGCGAAGGGAACCAAGCGCTTCTTGGGCCTTTTTCGTCCATAA